The following proteins are co-located in the Helicobacter acinonychis genome:
- a CDS encoding polysaccharide deacetylase family protein, with protein sequence MAKEILVAYGVDIDAVAGWLGSYGGEDSPDDISRGLFAGEVGIPRLLKLFQKYHLPATWFAPGHSIETFLEQMKMIVDAGHEVGAHGYSHENPIAMTAKQEEDVLLKSVELIKNLTSKAPTGYVAPWWEFSNITNELLLKHGFKYDHSLMHNDFTPYFVRVGDSWSKIDYSLEAKDWMKPLIRGVETDLVEIPANWYLDDLPPMMFIKKSPNSFGFVSPHDIGQMWIDQFDWVYREMDYAVFSMTIHPDVSGRPQVLLMHEKIIEHINKHEGVRWVTFNEIADDFLKRNPRKK encoded by the coding sequence ATGGCAAAAGAAATTTTAGTGGCTTATGGCGTGGATATTGATGCGGTGGCTGGTTGGCTAGGGAGCTATGGTGGGGAGGATTCGCCTGATGATATTTCGCGTGGGCTTTTTGCAGGGGAAGTGGGGATTCCACGGCTTTTAAAATTGTTTCAAAAATACCACCTTCCGGCGACTTGGTTTGCACCTGGGCATTCTATTGAGACTTTTCTAGAGCAAATGAAAATGATCGTAGATGCTGGGCATGAAGTGGGTGCGCATGGGTATTCGCATGAAAACCCTATCGCTATGACGGCCAAGCAAGAAGAAGATGTCTTGTTAAAAAGCGTTGAATTGATTAAAAATCTCACCAGCAAAGCCCCCACAGGCTATGTGGCACCGTGGTGGGAATTTTCTAATATCACTAATGAATTGCTTTTAAAACACGGCTTCAAATACGACCACTCGCTCATGCACAATGATTTCACGCCCTATTTCGTGCGCGTGGGGGATAGTTGGAGTAAGATTGATTATAGTTTGGAAGCCAAGGATTGGATGAAGCCTTTAATTCGTGGGGTTGAAACAGATTTAGTGGAAATCCCTGCGAATTGGTATTTGGACGATTTACCGCCGATGATGTTTATCAAAAAATCCCCCAATAGCTTTGGTTTTGTAAGCCCACACGATATAGGGCAAATGTGGATCGATCAATTTGATTGGGTTTATCGTGAAATGGATTATGCGGTATTTAGCATGACGATCCACCCTGATGTGAGTGGGCGTCCGCAAGTGTTGCTCATGCATGAAAAAATCATTGAACATATCAATAAGCATGAGGGCGTGCGTTGGGTAACATTCAATGAAATCGCTGATGATTTCTTGAAACGAAACCCTAGAAAAAAGTAA
- a CDS encoding carbon-nitrogen hydrolase family protein: MKEQDSAKIPRILKTAVIQMQSKPCTLNENLQLALDLAKEAHNKGANLIVLPELFDSGYCVNDKDSGLGIDFKAIKHGEKTLKNETLRALSDFAKSSKVHVVACSIEKNNRKLYDSAYIVSPEGKIVGKHRKIYLWGDEKSHFKRGKKYEIFTLDFGDFSAKVGLQICYEIGFGVGANILALQGAEVLIYPSAFGRARAYNWDLLSKARALENGCFVCACNHSGEETNPKLKQTLEFAGDSRIIAPNGKIIVQATKPNEVIIADLDLNEVASQRQKIPYLQDFDTKLTKKGFGKLT; this comes from the coding sequence TTGAAAGAACAGGACTCAGCCAAAATACCAAGAATCCTAAAAACCGCTGTGATTCAAATGCAATCCAAACCCTGCACTTTGAATGAAAACTTGCAACTAGCCCTTGATCTAGCCAAAGAAGCCCACAATAAAGGTGCAAATCTCATTGTCTTGCCTGAACTTTTTGATAGCGGATATTGCGTGAATGATAAAGATAGTGGATTAGGGATAGATTTTAAAGCCATAAAACATGGCGAGAAAACGCTAAAAAACGAGACTTTAAGAGCGTTAAGCGATTTTGCAAAGTCTAGTAAAGTGCATGTGGTGGCATGCAGTATTGAAAAAAATAATAGAAAACTTTATGACAGTGCTTATATCGTTTCACCAGAAGGTAAAATCGTTGGTAAACACCGTAAGATCTATTTGTGGGGCGATGAAAAATCGCACTTCAAAAGGGGCAAAAAATACGAAATTTTCACGCTTGATTTTGGGGATTTTAGTGCGAAAGTGGGTTTGCAAATTTGCTATGAAATCGGCTTTGGCGTGGGCGCGAACATTTTAGCGTTACAGGGGGCGGAGGTTTTAATCTATCCTAGTGCATTTGGAAGAGCTAGGGCTTATAATTGGGATTTATTGAGCAAAGCTAGAGCGTTAGAAAATGGCTGTTTTGTGTGTGCATGCAATCATAGTGGGGAAGAAACGAACCCTAAATTAAAACAAACGCTAGAGTTTGCGGGAGATTCACGCATCATCGCACCCAATGGAAAAATCATCGTGCAAGCTACTAAACCCAACGAAGTCATTATCGCCGATCTTGATTTAAACGAGGTCGCATCGCAACGCCAAAAAATCCCTTATTTACAAGATTTTGACACCAAACTCACTAAAAAGGGGTTTGGAAAACTCACTTAA
- a CDS encoding AtpZ/AtpI family protein, with translation MKKPKYYKFIEGANYLSLGLSMVVAILIGVAIGYGLEKLTRISWLFWLGVVWGVLASFLNVYKAYKNMQKDYEELAKDPKYTHKTK, from the coding sequence TTGAAAAAGCCAAAATACTACAAGTTTATAGAGGGGGCGAATTATTTGAGCTTGGGGCTTTCTATGGTTGTAGCGATCCTTATAGGTGTGGCTATAGGCTATGGGCTTGAAAAGCTCACTCGCATTTCGTGGCTTTTTTGGCTTGGGGTTGTCTGGGGCGTGTTAGCGAGCTTTCTCAATGTCTATAAAGCTTATAAAAACATGCAAAAAGACTATGAAGAATTAGCTAAAGACCCTAAATACACGCATAAAACTAAATAA
- the hemL gene encoding glutamate-1-semialdehyde 2,1-aminomutase: protein MELLHSINDFNEAKQVIVGGVNSPVRAFKSVKGTPPFILKGKGAYLYDVDNNHYIDFVQSWGPLIFGHADEEIEENIIKALKKGTSFGAPTELETTLAKEIISCYDGLDKVRLVNSGTEATMSAIRLARAYSQKDDLIKFEGCYHGHSDSLLVKAGSGCTTFGSPSSLGVPSDFSKHTLVARYNDLNSVQECFQKGNVGCVIIEPIAGNMGLVPAQKEFLVGLKALCEKYQAVLILDEVMSGFRASLSGSQEFYGVVPDLVTFGKVIGAGLPLACFGGRAEIMDLLSPIGGVYQAGTLSGNPLAVCAGLSTLYKIKRDKTLYSRLNALAIRLTQGLKKSAKSYNIALQTLNRGGMFGFFFNENAVCDFDDALKSNTEMFAKFHQKMLFKGVYLACSSFETGFICEPMTEEMIDLVIVKANESFDEIIKGV, encoded by the coding sequence ATGGAGTTGTTGCATAGTATCAATGATTTTAATGAAGCCAAACAGGTGATCGTTGGGGGGGTCAATTCGCCTGTGAGGGCGTTTAAGAGTGTTAAAGGCACTCCGCCTTTTATCTTAAAGGGTAAGGGGGCGTATCTTTATGATGTGGATAACAACCATTATATAGATTTTGTGCAAAGTTGGGGACCTTTGATTTTTGGGCATGCTGATGAGGAGATTGAAGAAAATATCATTAAAGCGTTAAAAAAAGGCACTTCTTTTGGTGCTCCCACAGAGTTGGAAACCACTTTAGCTAAAGAAATCATTTCTTGTTATGATGGCTTAGATAAGGTGCGTTTAGTCAATAGCGGCACGGAAGCGACGATGAGTGCGATACGGCTCGCTAGAGCTTATAGCCAAAAAGACGATTTGATTAAGTTTGAAGGGTGCTACCATGGGCATAGCGATTCTTTGTTAGTGAAAGCGGGTAGTGGGTGCACTACTTTTGGCTCTCCTTCTTCTTTAGGCGTGCCGAGCGATTTTAGCAAGCACACTCTAGTGGCTCGTTATAACGATTTAAACTCTGTTCAAGAATGCTTTCAAAAAGGCAATGTGGGTTGTGTCATCATTGAACCCATTGCAGGAAATATGGGGCTAGTGCCAGCCCAAAAAGAGTTTTTGGTGGGGTTAAAAGCCTTGTGTGAAAAATACCAAGCGGTGCTAATCTTAGATGAAGTGATGAGCGGTTTTAGGGCGAGTTTGAGCGGTTCGCAAGAATTTTATGGCGTTGTGCCGGATTTAGTAACCTTTGGTAAGGTGATAGGTGCAGGGCTTCCTTTGGCGTGTTTTGGGGGGCGTGCGGAAATTATGGACTTGCTTTCGCCCATTGGGGGGGTGTATCAAGCCGGTACTTTAAGCGGTAACCCTTTGGCGGTGTGTGCGGGATTGAGCACGTTGTATAAAATCAAAAGAGACAAAACGCTTTATTCTCGCTTGAACGCTTTAGCCATTCGTTTGACTCAAGGTCTAAAAAAGAGTGCAAAATCTTACAACATCGCTTTACAAACGCTTAATAGAGGGGGTATGTTTGGCTTTTTCTTTAACGAAAATGCGGTGTGCGATTTTGATGATGCTTTAAAAAGCAATACAGAAATGTTTGCGAAATTCCATCAAAAAATGCTCTTTAAAGGCGTGTATTTGGCATGTTCAAGCTTTGAAACCGGCTTTATTTGTGAGCCTATGACTGAAGAGATGATTGATTTGGTGATCGTAAAAGCGAATGAGAGTTTTGATGAAATCATAAAGGGCGTGTGA
- a CDS encoding YceI family protein, with protein sequence MKKMVLGSLLLAGLLQAVSLDLTSAKTTWTAFKNKSKAPVSGTFDHITYKLGKSQSSLKTLLEGANASMDGLKVNLGDELKNKNVQEAFFALFKSTQIKVTFRNVVEGDHLGSLTAYVRMNEKLVKVPMQYTITDNKLVIKGVLDILNFGLKNELASLAKRCESFHESLTWSQVEIQFESMIKG encoded by the coding sequence ATGAAAAAAATGGTTTTGGGATCGCTTTTGTTAGCGGGGCTTTTGCAGGCGGTGAGTTTGGATCTCACTTCGGCTAAAACGACATGGACAGCCTTTAAAAATAAGTCTAAAGCACCGGTGAGTGGGACTTTTGATCACATCACTTACAAATTAGGCAAATCGCAAAGCAGTTTAAAAACCCTTTTAGAGGGGGCGAATGCGAGCATGGATGGCTTGAAAGTCAATTTGGGTGATGAATTGAAAAATAAGAATGTCCAAGAGGCTTTTTTCGCTCTTTTTAAAAGTACTCAGATTAAAGTCACTTTTAGAAATGTTGTAGAGGGCGATCATCTAGGTTCGCTCACCGCTTATGTGAGGATGAATGAAAAGTTGGTGAAAGTGCCTATGCAATACACCATCACAGACAATAAGCTCGTGATTAAAGGGGTGCTAGACATTTTGAATTTTGGCTTGAAAAACGAATTAGCGAGCTTAGCCAAACGATGCGAGAGTTTTCATGAGAGCTTGACCTGGTCGCAAGTGGAGATCCAATTTGAAAGCATGATCAAGGGATAA
- a CDS encoding LapA family protein yields MRFYIIFAFLFIVGFGVFVYSIDPQAYAFNLGSYSFNLPIAVWLMGVLGMFAFFSWVFLFKHNISQKIRLYHEKRDFDKLLKQILSQDTQKTFLKTKFKSDLAKNLSQILARYDLKADLNTPNSGCEKVDNLFKHYHNIENNTLEPKDHTKHSLAYEHAYFSKRLKAFIDNDLKNAFEVLTNEQIPLDLRRYAFIEIAQKGDKKEILKALKTMQDDLNKECVKSFLKAFFEKSLNTDTLKISELCKKVGYDKNDYLKLAQKAQKFLVPDKWFQFFEILSQEDDKAQKAFLFVLLELEMNDLAKEHLEILPFEDYMLLNAYMDLKKESKKAYKLEAFL; encoded by the coding sequence ATGCGTTTTTACATTATCTTTGCATTTTTGTTTATTGTGGGTTTTGGCGTGTTTGTTTATAGTATTGATCCGCAAGCTTATGCTTTCAATTTAGGGAGTTATAGTTTTAACCTTCCCATAGCGGTATGGCTTATGGGTGTTTTGGGCATGTTCGCTTTTTTTTCATGGGTTTTTTTATTCAAACACAATATTAGCCAAAAAATCCGCCTATACCATGAAAAAAGGGATTTTGACAAATTGCTCAAACAAATTCTATCCCAAGACACTCAAAAGACTTTTTTAAAAACGAAATTTAAAAGCGATCTTGCTAAAAACCTTTCTCAAATCTTAGCCCGCTATGATTTAAAAGCTGATTTAAACACGCCAAATAGTGGGTGCGAAAAAGTGGATAACCTTTTTAAGCATTACCACAATATAGAAAACAACACCCTTGAGCCTAAAGATCACACCAAGCACTCTTTAGCTTATGAGCATGCTTATTTTTCTAAACGCTTGAAAGCTTTCATTGATAACGATTTAAAAAACGCCTTTGAGGTTTTAACAAACGAGCAAATCCCTTTAGACTTGCGCCGCTATGCATTCATAGAAATCGCTCAAAAAGGGGATAAAAAAGAGATTTTAAAGGCTTTGAAGACGATGCAAGATGACTTGAATAAAGAATGCGTGAAATCTTTTCTAAAAGCCTTTTTTGAAAAATCCTTAAACACAGATACTTTAAAGATTTCAGAGCTTTGCAAAAAGGTGGGTTATGATAAGAATGATTATTTAAAGCTCGCGCAAAAAGCGCAAAAATTCCTTGTCCCAGATAAATGGTTCCAGTTTTTTGAGATTTTAAGCCAAGAAGACGACAAGGCTCAAAAAGCTTTTTTGTTTGTGTTATTAGAATTAGAAATGAATGATCTAGCTAAAGAGCATCTAGAGATCTTGCCTTTTGAAGATTACATGCTTTTAAACGCTTATATGGATTTGAAAAAAGAATCTAAAAAAGCCTATAAATTAGAAGCGTTTTTGTAA
- the rlmH gene encoding 23S rRNA (pseudouridine(1915)-N(3))-methyltransferase RlmH, protein MRCVVYSIAKSSPLELVKIYQKQCKQFGCELELVDLFPKNIANAQKISKELAQKSYSLAFEPYLNPKAINIALHPKAERGDSFAFSKMLENYLNINFFIAGAYGFEEKFLKDCQAWSLSEMTFSHEVAKIVLCEQIYRALSIIFRHPYHK, encoded by the coding sequence ATGCGTTGTGTGGTGTATTCTATCGCTAAAAGTTCGCCTTTAGAATTGGTGAAAATTTATCAAAAGCAATGCAAACAATTTGGTTGCGAGTTGGAATTAGTGGATTTATTCCCTAAAAACATAGCCAACGCTCAAAAAATTTCTAAAGAACTCGCTCAAAAAAGCTACTCTCTAGCCTTTGAGCCGTATTTAAACCCTAAAGCAATAAATATTGCCTTACACCCTAAAGCTGAGAGAGGCGATAGCTTTGCGTTTAGTAAAATGTTAGAAAATTATCTCAATATTAATTTCTTTATCGCTGGAGCGTATGGCTTTGAAGAAAAATTTTTAAAAGATTGTCAAGCTTGGAGTTTGAGCGAGATGACTTTTAGCCATGAAGTGGCTAAGATTGTTTTATGCGAGCAAATTTATAGGGCTTTAAGCATTATTTTTAGGCATCCATACCATAAATAG
- the accD gene encoding acetyl-CoA carboxylase, carboxyltransferase subunit beta, with protein MGFADFFKNFKINKLREVPSKNEQPSHWVKCPKCYALMYYKEVFGKHNVCLKCHYHFRMSATERIDLLCDVGSFQECDKYLWPNDPLNFIDKESYKQRIKKYEKRTNRPSSVISGEAKINRMPLQIVVFDFSFMGGSLGSVEGEKIVRAINRAVTKKEALLIVSASGGARMQESTYSLMQMAKTSAALNRLSEAKLPFISLLSDPTYGGVSASFAFLGDLIIAEPGAMIGFAGPRVIKQTIGADLPEGFQTAEFLLEHGLIDMIVHRKDLKKTLSDLIAMMMHKTSKVF; from the coding sequence ATGGGATTTGCAGATTTCTTTAAAAACTTTAAGATAAATAAATTGCGAGAAGTACCGAGTAAGAACGAACAACCAAGCCATTGGGTGAAATGCCCTAAATGTTATGCGTTAATGTATTATAAAGAAGTGTTTGGCAAGCATAATGTGTGCTTGAAATGCCATTACCATTTCCGCATGAGTGCGACTGAAAGGATTGATCTTTTATGCGATGTGGGGAGTTTTCAAGAGTGCGACAAGTATTTATGGCCTAATGACCCTTTAAATTTTATTGATAAAGAAAGCTACAAGCAACGCATTAAAAAATACGAAAAAAGGACTAACCGCCCAAGCTCCGTGATCAGCGGTGAGGCTAAAATCAACCGCATGCCTTTACAGATCGTGGTGTTTGATTTTAGCTTTATGGGGGGGAGTTTAGGCTCTGTGGAGGGCGAAAAGATTGTAAGAGCGATCAATCGTGCGGTCACTAAAAAAGAAGCGTTATTGATTGTTTCAGCGAGTGGGGGGGCTAGGATGCAAGAATCCACTTATTCGCTTATGCAAATGGCTAAAACGAGTGCGGCTTTGAATAGGTTAAGTGAGGCTAAGCTCCCTTTTATTTCGCTTTTAAGCGATCCCACTTATGGGGGCGTTAGTGCATCTTTTGCTTTTTTAGGGGATTTAATCATCGCAGAGCCAGGGGCGATGATAGGTTTTGCAGGGCCTAGGGTGATTAAGCAAACTATAGGGGCGGATTTGCCTGAGGGCTTTCAAACAGCGGAATTTTTACTAGAGCATGGCTTGATTGATATGATTGTGCACAGAAAGGATTTGAAGAAAACTTTGAGCGATTTAATCGCTATGATGATGCATAAGACTTCAAAGGTTTTTTAG
- the recO gene encoding recombination protein RecO, with protein MQGFLLQIQSIRDEDLIVCVLTKNQLKTLYRFYGKRHSVLNVGRKIDFEEENDDKFLPKLRNILHLGYIWEREMECLFFWQRFCFLLFKHLEGVHSLDSIYFDTLDDGANKLSKQHPLRVILEMYAVLLNFEGRLQSQNSCFLCGKKLENSVALAQGFILAHPSCLKAKSLDLEKIQAFFRTQSTIFLEIEEVEELWYTLNLGF; from the coding sequence ATGCAAGGGTTTCTTTTACAAATACAAAGCATAAGAGATGAAGATTTAATCGTGTGCGTTTTGACTAAAAACCAACTCAAAACCCTCTATCGTTTCTATGGCAAACGCCACAGCGTGCTGAATGTGGGGCGTAAGATTGATTTTGAAGAAGAAAACGATGATAAGTTTTTACCCAAACTAAGGAATATTTTGCATTTAGGCTATATTTGGGAAAGAGAAATGGAGTGCTTGTTTTTTTGGCAACGCTTTTGTTTTTTATTATTCAAGCATTTAGAGGGCGTGCATTCTTTGGATAGCATTTATTTTGACACTTTAGATGATGGAGCTAACAAACTCTCTAAACAGCACCCCTTAAGAGTGATTTTAGAAATGTATGCGGTGCTTTTGAATTTTGAAGGGCGCTTGCAAAGTCAAAATTCTTGTTTTTTATGCGGCAAGAAATTAGAAAATTCTGTCGCTTTAGCGCAAGGGTTTATTTTAGCGCACCCCTCTTGTTTGAAAGCTAAAAGCTTGGATTTAGAAAAAATCCAAGCTTTTTTTCGCACTCAAAGCACGATTTTTTTAGAAATAGAAGAAGTGGAAGAATTGTGGTACACGCTTAATTTAGGGTTTTAA
- a CDS encoding nicotinamide-nucleotide amidohydrolase family protein, producing MKFKFLNMDNESGFILIEKELKRLKLFSQVKEDCIELEGENVERARVYLKTLFNSNIVELDDNKKSTNALIERLRSLNLKIAVAESCSGGLLSHAFTSISGASAVFMGGVVCYNEEVKRELLKVNATTLKVFGVYSEECVKEMLSGVFLNFKVDLALAISGVAGPNGGSKANPVGTIYIGVQRLGSHALIDRCFFEGDRESIQNKSVEHALNMLTRIL from the coding sequence ATGAAATTTAAATTTTTGAATATGGATAATGAGAGCGGTTTTATTTTGATTGAAAAGGAATTGAAGCGATTGAAACTTTTTTCTCAAGTCAAAGAAGATTGTATTGAATTAGAAGGCGAAAATGTAGAGCGAGCAAGGGTTTATCTTAAAACGCTTTTTAACTCTAACATTGTGGAATTAGACGACAATAAAAAGAGTACAAACGCTTTAATAGAGCGCTTGAGATCTTTAAATTTAAAAATCGCAGTGGCTGAAAGTTGCTCTGGGGGGTTATTATCGCATGCATTCACTTCCATTAGTGGGGCTTCAGCGGTTTTTATGGGGGGCGTTGTGTGTTACAATGAAGAAGTCAAGCGCGAATTATTAAAGGTCAATGCCACAACTTTAAAAGTCTTTGGGGTTTATAGTGAAGAATGCGTGAAAGAAATGCTATCCGGCGTGTTTTTAAACTTTAAAGTGGATCTAGCGCTTGCGATCAGTGGGGTGGCTGGCCCCAATGGGGGGAGCAAGGCTAATCCGGTAGGCACAATCTATATCGGTGTGCAAAGATTAGGATCTCACGCTCTGATTGATCGTTGTTTTTTTGAAGGCGATAGAGAGAGTATCCAAAATAAAAGCGTAGAGCATGCTCTAAACATGCTCACTAGGATTTTATAA
- a CDS encoding NAD(P)H-dependent oxidoreductase, with protein MKFLNQEKRKQLLNERHSCKMFDKHYTFSSEELEEIAEIARLSPSSYNTQPWHFVMVTNKDLKNQIAAHSYFNKDMIESASALVVVCSLKPVELLPNGHYMQNLYDEPYRSRTLLSFAQMLDLRFNHSMQKLESYILEQCYIAVGQICLGVSLMGLDSCIIGGFDALKVGEVLSQRINDPKIACLIALGKRVKEASQKSRKPKNHAITWL; from the coding sequence ATGAAGTTTTTGAATCAAGAAAAACGGAAACAATTATTAAACGAGCGCCATTCTTGCAAAATGTTTGATAAACATTACACATTTTCTAGCGAAGAATTAGAAGAAATCGCTGAGATCGCTAGACTATCGCCAAGCTCTTACAACACACAGCCATGGCATTTTGTGATGGTTACTAACAAAGATTTAAAAAATCAAATTGCAGCACACAGCTATTTTAATAAAGACATGATTGAAAGTGCTTCAGCGTTGGTGGTGGTGTGCTCTTTAAAACCTGTTGAATTATTGCCTAACGGTCATTACATGCAAAACCTTTATGATGAGCCTTATAGATCTCGGACGCTTCTCTCTTTTGCTCAAATGCTTGATTTAAGGTTTAATCACAGCATGCAAAAACTAGAAAGCTATATTTTGGAGCAATGCTATATTGCAGTGGGGCAAATTTGTTTGGGCGTGAGCTTGATGGGATTGGATAGTTGCATTATTGGGGGTTTTGATGCGTTAAAAGTGGGGGAGGTTTTGAGTCAGCGTATCAATGATCCCAAAATCGCATGCTTGATTGCATTGGGTAAGAGGGTGAAAGAAGCGAGTCAAAAATCACGAAAACCCAAAAATCATGCAATCACTTGGCTATAA
- the lgt gene encoding prolipoprotein diacylglyceryl transferase produces MNAWNTIYERFNPIAFSLGSIEVHWYGLAYACAIVIAFYMALRMIQKDPKRFPVARKDFESYFLWAELGIVLGARIGYILIYEPNSSYYLTHFWQIFNPFDSHGNFIGIRGMSYHGGLVGFLIASYLYNRKDLKKLLIYLDLIAISLPLGYVFGRIGNFLNQELVGRIVPKDSHLGQMIGIVVDHELRYPSQLIEAFLEGVIVFLMVMWAKKHTKTHGLLIVVYGLGYSLMRFIAEFYREPDSQLGVYFLNLSMGQILSLFMVIVSLGILLYATKNSKKIKEN; encoded by the coding sequence ATGAACGCTTGGAATACGATTTATGAGCGCTTTAACCCCATCGCTTTTAGTCTTGGTAGTATTGAAGTGCATTGGTATGGTTTGGCGTATGCGTGCGCGATTGTGATCGCATTTTACATGGCGTTAAGAATGATCCAAAAAGATCCCAAACGATTCCCAGTTGCAAGAAAGGATTTTGAAAGCTATTTTTTATGGGCGGAGCTTGGCATTGTGTTAGGGGCAAGGATAGGATACATTCTTATTTATGAGCCTAATTCTAGTTATTATTTGACGCATTTTTGGCAAATCTTTAACCCTTTTGATAGTCATGGGAATTTTATTGGTATTCGTGGGATGAGCTATCATGGGGGGTTGGTGGGGTTTTTGATCGCTTCATATCTTTATAATCGCAAGGATTTGAAAAAGCTTTTAATTTATTTGGATTTGATTGCGATTAGCCTGCCTTTAGGGTATGTTTTTGGGAGGATTGGGAATTTTTTAAACCAGGAGCTTGTAGGAAGGATTGTCCCTAAAGATAGCCATTTAGGGCAAATGATAGGCATTGTGGTGGATCATGAATTGCGTTATCCTAGCCAATTGATTGAAGCGTTTTTAGAGGGGGTTATTGTGTTTTTAATGGTAATGTGGGCTAAAAAACACACCAAAACGCATGGGTTGCTCATCGTGGTTTATGGCTTGGGGTATTCCTTGATGCGCTTTATTGCGGAATTTTATAGAGAGCCGGACAGCCAATTAGGGGTTTATTTTTTGAATTTGAGCATGGGGCAAATTTTGAGCCTGTTTATGGTAATTGTTTCTTTAGGGATTTTATTGTATGCTACAAAAAATTCTAAAAAAATAAAGGAAAATTAA
- a CDS encoding RluA family pseudouridine synthase, whose protein sequence is MEKAYKLLSVQENISHKKAKALIDLGLVSIGGKKLSVARKELPQNMHFNVQKIEKPSVIFEDENILALFKPPFIESYDLVSFFKDWTLLHRLDKETSGVILLVKENSEFHLKAKKAFKERAVKKEYLALVQGIVGEEKEINAPILTIKTTKAFSKISKKGQEAITIITPLKIINKKTLLKVEIKTGRTHQIRVHLKHINHPIMGDTLYNNEPSSAKRLMLHAHKIALLGYEFEAIAPKEFEF, encoded by the coding sequence ATGGAAAAAGCTTATAAATTATTGAGCGTTCAAGAAAACATTTCGCACAAAAAAGCTAAAGCTTTGATTGATTTGGGGTTAGTGAGCATAGGGGGAAAAAAATTGAGCGTTGCTAGAAAGGAATTACCCCAAAACATGCACTTTAATGTCCAAAAAATTGAAAAGCCCAGCGTGATTTTTGAGGATGAAAACATTCTAGCCCTTTTTAAACCCCCTTTTATAGAGAGCTATGATTTAGTTTCTTTTTTCAAGGATTGGACGCTGTTGCACCGCTTGGATAAAGAGACAAGTGGGGTGATTCTATTGGTGAAAGAAAATTCAGAATTCCACTTGAAAGCTAAAAAGGCTTTTAAAGAAAGGGCTGTTAAAAAAGAATATTTAGCACTCGTTCAAGGGATTGTAGGAGAAGAGAAAGAAATCAACGCCCCCATTCTTACCATCAAAACCACTAAAGCGTTTAGCAAGATCTCTAAAAAAGGGCAAGAAGCGATCACAATAATCACGCCCTTAAAAATCATCAATAAAAAAACCCTTTTAAAAGTGGAAATCAAAACCGGAAGAACCCACCAAATTAGAGTCCATTTAAAGCATATCAACCACCCCATTATGGGCGATACGCTCTATAATAATGAGCCAAGTTCAGCCAAACGCTTGATGCTCCATGCACATAAAATTGCGTTATTGGGGTATGAATTTGAAGCAATCGCTCCTAAAGAATTTGAATTTTAA